Proteins encoded by one window of Chryseobacterium aquaeductus:
- the lpxB gene encoding lipid-A-disaccharide synthase, with the protein MKYYIIAGEASGDLHGSNLMKSLKQKDAQAEFRFWGGDLMEKQGGTLVKHYRDLAFMGFLEVALNLKTILNNIKFCKTDIKNNRPDVLILVDYPGFNLRIAKFAKKLGIKVIYYISPQLWAWKEGRVEIIKKYVDEMMVILPFEEDFYKKHRVKSHFVGHPLLDAISTLQDIDIENFRSDNHLNDKEIIALLPGSRKQEVEKMLEMMLSVRPYFKDYQFVIAGAPSLDKDFYQKYVDENVHFVSNKTYDLLRCSKAALVTSGTATLETALLNVPEVVCYRGSKISYAIAKRLVKHIKYISLVNLIMDKEVVKELIQSELNTKNIVTQLNLILEGETRNTMLREFDILRGKLGGKGASDNAADIILKSI; encoded by the coding sequence AATTTAATGAAATCTTTAAAGCAAAAAGATGCACAAGCAGAGTTCCGATTCTGGGGTGGTGATCTGATGGAAAAACAAGGCGGAACTTTGGTAAAACATTATCGCGATTTGGCTTTTATGGGTTTTCTTGAAGTCGCATTAAATTTAAAAACAATTTTAAATAACATTAAATTCTGTAAAACTGATATTAAAAATAATCGACCTGATGTTTTAATTTTAGTTGATTATCCGGGTTTTAATCTAAGGATCGCCAAATTTGCAAAAAAACTCGGAATAAAGGTTATCTATTACATTTCACCACAACTTTGGGCTTGGAAAGAAGGCAGAGTAGAAATCATCAAGAAATATGTGGACGAAATGATGGTGATTCTTCCCTTTGAAGAAGATTTTTACAAAAAGCATCGTGTGAAATCTCACTTTGTTGGACATCCATTGCTTGATGCTATATCGACTTTGCAAGATATTGATATTGAAAACTTTAGGTCAGATAATCATTTAAATGACAAAGAGATTATTGCTTTACTTCCTGGGTCACGAAAACAGGAAGTTGAAAAAATGCTTGAGATGATGCTTTCTGTAAGACCTTATTTTAAAGATTATCAATTTGTTATAGCTGGTGCGCCAAGTCTTGATAAAGATTTTTACCAGAAATATGTTGATGAAAATGTGCATTTTGTTTCTAATAAAACGTACGATCTTTTAAGATGTTCAAAAGCTGCTTTGGTAACATCGGGAACAGCAACTCTTGAGACTGCTTTATTAAACGTTCCGGAAGTCGTTTGTTATCGTGGAAGCAAAATTTCTTATGCGATTGCAAAAAGATTGGTGAAACATATTAAATACATTTCGCTTGTCAATTTGATTATGGATAAAGAAGTAGTTAAAGAATTGATCCAAAGCGAATTAAATACGAAAAATATTGTTACGCAATTAAACTTGATTCTTGAAGGTGAAACAAGAAATACAATGCTTAGAGAATTTGATATTTTGCGTGGTAAACTTGGCGGAAAAGGAGCAAGCGACAATGCTGCAGATATTATTTTAAAATCAATCTAA
- a CDS encoding ComEC/Rec2 family competence protein: MARQPLLILVCCFILGILFQDYFHFGQNFIFVVSVFCILISASTFLKSFFIAKIQPVFLSVFFFGFGIFLHYLNFPQEPKISTKSNETIIFKISKKLNSSEKNKKYEAIVEVGKQKIKSVLLVPKDSKELDFEHYYKAKAYVSRPQHPQYNFQFDYSQYLHRKDIFFQCYINDEIASAVRNDLSFGEKIRQKRLEVLQQINQSEMSPKSQEFLKGIILSDRTDIDSETLQDFNRSGLVHFLAISGTHVVVIFGMLYYLFMKILPLKFRKSVIISSLLLIWVFALFIGFGSSVLRACIMLTIYFIYVLLQRKPDLLHSLALSAFVILISDTQQIFDVGFQLSFLAVFGIFWLNQPILKHLPTQDNFFKKVIFNTISISISAQLSTLPLVLYYFHQFSFISIFANFFIVPFSEVIIIFSFLMTGLISLGLNFGIINIFYDFVINLLLKTIHWFADFQSLFFENISMNLVEVAVLFMVFYFLRFVILKYSFKRIFRFSLAVLLFFVFRISFTIHENRKDEVLVHQYKSGSVVSIKKSNTVCFWIENLEDQNKIQQYIMSPYLSSRRVKSFKIKQLPSSSGKVVFNNKIYNLKK; encoded by the coding sequence TTGGCGAGACAACCACTTTTGATTTTAGTCTGCTGCTTTATACTTGGGATTTTATTTCAGGATTATTTTCATTTCGGTCAAAATTTTATTTTCGTGGTTTCGGTGTTTTGTATTCTGATTTCTGCATCAACATTTCTTAAATCATTTTTTATCGCAAAAATACAGCCTGTCTTTCTTTCCGTTTTCTTTTTCGGATTTGGAATTTTTCTTCATTATTTGAATTTTCCACAAGAACCAAAAATTTCTACTAAATCGAATGAAACGATTATTTTTAAGATTTCAAAAAAACTAAATTCCTCAGAAAAAAATAAAAAATACGAAGCAATTGTCGAGGTCGGAAAACAAAAAATTAAATCTGTTTTATTAGTTCCTAAAGATAGCAAAGAGCTTGATTTTGAGCATTATTACAAGGCTAAAGCGTATGTAAGCCGACCACAACATCCGCAATATAATTTTCAATTTGATTACTCTCAATATCTTCATCGGAAAGATATTTTCTTTCAATGTTATATCAATGATGAGATAGCGTCCGCAGTGCGGAATGATCTTTCGTTTGGCGAAAAAATCCGTCAGAAAAGATTGGAGGTTTTACAGCAAATTAATCAATCGGAAATGTCTCCAAAAAGTCAGGAGTTTTTGAAAGGAATTATTTTGTCAGACCGTACAGATATTGATTCTGAAACTTTACAAGACTTCAATAGATCTGGTTTAGTGCATTTTCTGGCAATTTCTGGTACGCACGTCGTTGTGATTTTTGGGATGCTTTATTATCTTTTTATGAAAATACTGCCACTAAAATTCAGGAAATCTGTAATTATATCTAGCTTACTTTTAATATGGGTTTTTGCCTTATTTATTGGTTTTGGCAGCTCAGTTTTGCGTGCCTGCATTATGCTTACCATTTATTTTATTTATGTTTTACTTCAGAGAAAACCTGATTTGTTGCATTCGCTTGCACTTTCGGCTTTTGTTATTTTAATTAGTGACACGCAGCAGATTTTTGATGTAGGATTTCAGTTGAGTTTTCTGGCAGTATTTGGTATATTTTGGCTCAATCAACCTATTTTAAAACATTTGCCGACGCAAGATAATTTTTTTAAAAAAGTAATATTCAATACGATTTCTATCTCAATTTCGGCTCAGTTATCAACACTTCCTTTGGTTTTGTATTACTTCCATCAATTTTCGTTTATTTCAATATTTGCAAATTTTTTTATCGTTCCATTCTCAGAAGTGATTATAATTTTTTCCTTTTTAATGACAGGTTTGATTTCTTTAGGATTAAACTTCGGAATTATTAATATATTTTATGATTTCGTAATCAATTTGTTGCTAAAAACGATTCATTGGTTTGCTGATTTTCAATCTCTATTTTTTGAAAATATATCAATGAATTTGGTTGAGGTTGCCGTTCTCTTTATGGTTTTTTATTTTCTGAGATTTGTAATTTTAAAATATAGCTTTAAAAGAATTTTCCGATTTTCTCTGGCAGTTTTATTGTTTTTTGTTTTCAGAATTTCTTTCACGATTCACGAGAATAGAAAAGATGAAGTTTTGGTTCACCAATATAAATCTGGAAGTGTGGTTTCAATAAAAAAATCAAATACTGTCTGTTTTTGGATTGAGAATTTAGAAGATCAGAATAAAATACAGCAATATATTATGAGTCCGTATCTGTCATCTCGAAGAGTAAAAAGTTTTAAGATCAAACAACTACCTTCTTCATCCGGAAAAGTGGTATTTAATAATAAAATTTACAATTTGAAGAAATAG
- a CDS encoding succinate dehydrogenase cytochrome b subunit: MAGLTSSSIGRKYAMALSAMFLLIFLLMHLSTNMTSVFSEDVFNSASHFMGYNPAVQFLMQPILMFAVIFHFVMGFILEIRNNKARPIKYADNKGSANSTWMSRNMIISGAVILAFLALHFYDFWFPEMNFKYIEANTPDETRYWEELHHKFHDLWRVVLYVVAFGLLGLHLAHGFQSSFQSIGARHPKYTPVIKAFGNWYSILIPLGFIFIAVFHYVTQ, encoded by the coding sequence ATGGCAGGTTTAACAAGTTCTTCGATAGGTAGGAAATATGCTATGGCACTTTCAGCGATGTTTTTGCTGATCTTTTTGTTAATGCATTTATCTACCAATATGACATCTGTTTTCAGTGAAGATGTTTTCAATTCAGCTTCTCATTTTATGGGTTACAATCCGGCGGTTCAGTTCCTGATGCAACCTATTTTAATGTTTGCTGTGATATTCCATTTTGTGATGGGATTCATTCTGGAAATAAGAAATAATAAGGCGCGTCCTATAAAATATGCCGACAATAAAGGTTCTGCAAATTCTACATGGATGTCTAGAAATATGATTATTTCAGGTGCAGTAATTTTAGCTTTCCTTGCTTTACATTTTTATGATTTCTGGTTTCCGGAAATGAACTTTAAATACATCGAAGCAAATACACCGGATGAAACAAGATATTGGGAAGAACTTCATCACAAGTTTCACGATCTTTGGAGAGTGGTTCTTTATGTAGTAGCTTTCGGATTACTTGGTTTACATTTGGCTCACGGATTCCAGTCTTCGTTCCAGTCAATAGGAGCGAGACATCCAAAATATACTCCGGTTATTAAGGCATTTGGAAATTGGTATTCAATTCTTATTCCACTAGGCTTTATTTTTATCGCAGTTTTTCATTACGTAACTCAATAA
- a CDS encoding fumarate reductase/succinate dehydrogenase flavoprotein subunit produces MSKLDSRIPAGPLKDKWKNHKDHMNLVAPNNRDKIDIIVVGTGLAGGSAAATLAEQGYNVKAFCYQDSPRRAHSIAAQGGINAAKNYQGDGDSTYRLFYDTIKGGDYRAREANVYRLAEVSANIIDQCVSQGVPFGRDYGGQLDNRSFGGVQVKRTFYAKGQTGQQLLLGAYSSLSRQIGKGRVKMYNRHEMLELVIVDGKARGIIARNLVTGEIERHSAHAVVIASGGYGNVYFLSTNAMGSNVSAAWKIHKKGAYFANPCYVQIHPTCIPVHGTQQSKLTLMSESLRNSGRIWVPKKIEDSVAIREGKLRPENIKEEDRDYYLERRYPAFGNLVPRDVASRAAKERCDAGYGIENNDTQEGVYLDFSTEIMKKGKESAIEKHIQNPTDQQIYDLGKSWIEEKYGNLFVMYEKITADDPYKTPMKIYPAVHYTMGGVWVDYNLQSTIPGCFVIGEANFSDHGANRLGASALMQGLADGYFVLPYTIADYLSADIRTGEIPTNSAEFEAAEQEIKNKVNFFVNNPGKHSVDYFHKKLGNIMWNKVGMGRTPEGLRQAIAEIDEVKRDFWKDVKVMGEAEGMNTELEKAFRVADFIELGQLMAIDALHRNESCGGHFREDHSTPEGEAERDDVNFKYVGAWEYQGDDIKQEVLHKEDLIYDNIEVKTRSYK; encoded by the coding sequence ATGAGTAAATTAGATTCAAGAATTCCAGCTGGTCCGCTTAAGGATAAATGGAAAAATCATAAAGACCATATGAACCTTGTTGCGCCTAACAACCGTGATAAAATTGATATTATTGTTGTAGGTACAGGTTTGGCAGGAGGTTCTGCAGCAGCTACTTTGGCTGAGCAGGGATATAATGTAAAGGCATTTTGTTATCAGGATTCACCAAGAAGAGCGCACTCTATTGCGGCTCAGGGTGGTATCAACGCTGCTAAAAATTATCAGGGTGATGGTGACTCAACATACAGATTGTTCTACGATACTATCAAAGGTGGTGACTACAGAGCAAGAGAGGCAAACGTATACAGATTAGCTGAAGTTTCTGCAAATATTATTGACCAATGTGTTTCTCAAGGAGTTCCGTTTGGTAGAGATTACGGCGGACAATTAGATAACCGTTCATTTGGTGGAGTTCAGGTTAAAAGAACTTTCTATGCAAAAGGACAAACAGGTCAGCAGTTATTATTAGGTGCATATTCTTCATTAAGCCGTCAAATCGGAAAAGGAAGAGTGAAAATGTACAACCGTCACGAAATGCTTGAATTAGTAATCGTAGACGGAAAAGCAAGAGGAATTATCGCAAGAAACTTGGTAACAGGAGAAATCGAAAGACATTCAGCTCACGCAGTTGTAATTGCTTCGGGAGGCTACGGAAACGTATATTTCCTTTCTACTAATGCTATGGGATCAAACGTTTCAGCAGCTTGGAAGATTCACAAAAAAGGAGCGTATTTCGCAAATCCTTGTTATGTACAGATTCACCCAACTTGTATTCCTGTTCATGGAACACAACAATCTAAACTGACTTTGATGTCAGAATCACTGAGAAACTCAGGAAGAATCTGGGTTCCTAAGAAAATTGAAGATTCGGTTGCGATCAGAGAAGGGAAATTAAGACCCGAAAATATTAAAGAAGAAGATAGAGATTACTATTTAGAAAGAAGATATCCTGCATTCGGAAACTTGGTGCCTCGTGACGTTGCTTCCAGAGCTGCTAAAGAAAGATGTGATGCAGGATACGGAATCGAAAATAATGATACTCAAGAAGGTGTTTACCTGGATTTCTCTACAGAAATCATGAAAAAGGGTAAAGAATCGGCTATCGAAAAACATATTCAAAATCCTACAGATCAGCAGATCTATGATTTAGGTAAAAGTTGGATTGAGGAGAAATACGGTAACTTATTCGTGATGTACGAAAAAATTACGGCTGATGATCCTTATAAAACTCCGATGAAGATTTATCCGGCAGTTCACTATACAATGGGTGGTGTTTGGGTTGATTATAATTTACAATCAACAATCCCAGGATGTTTCGTAATTGGTGAGGCAAACTTCTCAGATCACGGTGCAAACAGATTGGGTGCTTCTGCGTTGATGCAAGGTTTGGCAGACGGTTATTTCGTGCTACCTTATACGATTGCAGATTATCTTTCTGCGGACATCAGAACCGGAGAAATTCCAACAAATTCTGCCGAGTTTGAAGCTGCGGAACAAGAAATCAAAAATAAAGTCAATTTCTTTGTAAACAATCCGGGGAAACATTCTGTAGATTACTTCCACAAAAAATTAGGAAACATTATGTGGAATAAGGTAGGAATGGGAAGAACTCCTGAAGGTTTGAGACAAGCAATTGCAGAAATCGACGAAGTAAAAAGAGATTTCTGGAAAGACGTAAAAGTAATGGGTGAGGCAGAAGGAATGAACACTGAGCTTGAAAAAGCGTTCAGGGTAGCAGACTTTATCGAATTGGGACAATTGATGGCAATTGATGCTCTACACAGAAACGAATCTTGTGGTGGGCATTTCAGAGAAGATCATTCAACACCCGAAGGTGAGGCAGAAAGAGATGACGTAAACTTCAAATATGTAGGAGCTTGGGAATATCAGGGTGATGATATTAAACAAGAAGTTCTGCACAAAGAAGACCTTATCTATGACAACATCGAAGTTAAAACTAGAAGTTACAAGTAA
- a CDS encoding succinate dehydrogenase/fumarate reductase iron-sulfur subunit, with translation MSAKKGLHLTLKIWRQKNTKTKGQFETYKISDVSTDSSFLEMLDILNENLINEGKEPIAFDHDCREGICGMCSLYINGRAHGPDTGITTCQLHMRMFKDGETIVIEPWRSAAFPVIKDLMVDRSAFDRVMAAGGFISVNTSGNTLDANAIPVPKEDADKAMDAAACIGCGACVASCKNGSAMLFVGAKVSQYALLPQGRVEAKRRVLNMVKAMDEEGFGNCSNTGACEVECPKGISLENIARMNREFMVAMADKA, from the coding sequence ATGAGTGCAAAAAAAGGCTTACATCTTACTCTGAAAATTTGGAGACAAAAAAATACGAAGACTAAAGGTCAGTTTGAGACCTACAAAATATCAGATGTTTCTACAGATTCTTCTTTCTTAGAAATGTTAGACATTCTGAATGAAAATTTAATTAACGAAGGAAAAGAACCTATCGCTTTCGATCACGACTGTCGTGAAGGAATCTGCGGAATGTGTTCTCTTTATATCAATGGTAGGGCTCACGGTCCTGATACCGGAATTACAACATGTCAGCTTCACATGAGAATGTTCAAAGATGGTGAAACTATCGTTATTGAACCGTGGAGAAGTGCAGCTTTCCCTGTTATCAAAGATTTGATGGTAGACAGAAGCGCATTCGACAGAGTAATGGCTGCAGGTGGATTTATCTCAGTAAACACTTCAGGGAATACTTTGGATGCCAACGCAATTCCTGTTCCTAAAGAAGATGCAGACAAAGCAATGGATGCTGCAGCTTGTATCGGTTGTGGTGCTTGTGTAGCTTCTTGTAAAAACGGTTCTGCAATGTTATTTGTCGGAGCTAAAGTTTCTCAGTACGCCCTTTTACCTCAAGGTAGAGTAGAAGCTAAGAGAAGAGTTCTGAATATGGTGAAAGCTATGGATGAAGAAGGATTCGGAAACTGTTCAAACACAGGTGCTTGTGAAGTAGAATGTCCTAAAGGTATTTCCCTTGAAAACATTGCAAGAATGAACAGAGAATTCATGGTAGCAATGGCAGATAAAGCTTAA
- a CDS encoding helix-turn-helix domain-containing protein: MKKIAEKDFGFELRKIRESKGISQLELAVDLNITQSKVSKIENGTEQITLPYFIKILNYFSLSMNEVIELLEDKSPN; encoded by the coding sequence ATGAAAAAAATTGCAGAAAAAGATTTCGGCTTTGAGCTCAGAAAAATTAGAGAAAGTAAAGGTATATCTCAACTAGAATTAGCAGTTGATTTGAATATTACTCAAAGTAAGGTCTCTAAAATTGAAAATGGAACTGAGCAAATTACCTTACCCTACTTCATAAAAATTCTTAATTATTTTTCTCTGTCAATGAATGAAGTAATTGAGCTTTTAGAAGACAAAAGCCCAAATTAG